Genomic segment of Camelina sativa cultivar DH55 unplaced genomic scaffold, Cs unpScaffold08741, whole genome shotgun sequence:
GATAACGATAGTCGAGCTAGCAGTATCAGCTCACTCCTCGACAGCTCTGTTAATCGTGAGCAATGGTTTCTCGACGCTCTCAATCTCGGCTCCTCCGCCGCCGTTACCGCCGGTTCTAACGGCGGTTCCGGTAGAGTGTTTGAGCGGGTTAGATCTGAGGTTTCGTCGATCGTTTCGGAAGTTCCTGATTACCTCTTCGGATTGGATAATTTCGATGAAACTGCTCCGCCGCATGAGCTTCGTGATCGTGATCCGAGAGCTAAGATCCGAAGAGAGGTCTCGACGCTTTCGGATCCTGGTTCGCCTCGCCGTG
This window contains:
- the LOC109131938 gene encoding uncharacterized protein LOC109131938 → NDSRASSISSLLDSSVNREQWFLDALNLGSSAAVTAGSNGGSGRVFERVRSEVSSIVSEVPDYLFGLDNFDETAPPHELRDRDPRAKIRREVSTLSDPGSPRRDVPSPYGSTSSAPVMRSSTPELPPPGLTKPESPEQV